One window of the Eschrichtius robustus isolate mEscRob2 chromosome 13, mEscRob2.pri, whole genome shotgun sequence genome contains the following:
- the SPRYD3 gene encoding SPRY domain-containing protein 3 isoform X1, which yields MRRTRRPRFVLMNKMDDLNLHYRFLNWRRRIREIREVRAFRYQERFKHILVDGDTLSYHGNSGEVGCYVASRPLTKDSNYFEVSIVDSGVRGTIAVGLVPQYYSLDHQPGWLPDSVAYHADDGKLYNGRAKGRQFGSKCNSGDRIGCGIEPVSFDVQTAQIFFTKNGKRVGSTIMPMSPDGLFPAVGMHSLGEEVRLHLNAELGREDDSVMMVDSYEDEWGRLHDVRVCGTLLEYLGKGKSIVDVGLAQARHPLSTRSHYFEVEIVDPGEKCYIALGLARKDYPKNRHPGWSRGSVAYHADDGKIFHGSGVGDPFGPRCYKGDIMGCGIMFPRDYILDSEGFLHSEWQDHWEEGCCRTFWGLLPHNWDAELWGESQSGSAPLEWLGLLPWTCSFSLSSPFAEPGTPFLTPRGFAYPAGPRGCVVPLPYQIRPLPSSSVPMFLTWCCPCC from the exons ATGAGGAGGACGCGGCGGCCCCG GTTTGTTCTCATGAACAAGATGGATGACCTCAACCTGCACTACCGGTTTCTGAATTGGCGCCGGAGGATCCGGGAGATTCGAGAGGTCCGGGCTTTCCGATATCAGGAGAGGTTCAAGCACATTCTTGTAGATGGAGACACTTTGAG TTACCATGGAAACTCTGGTGAAGTTGGCTGCTACGTGGCTTCTCGACCCCTGACGAAGGACAGCAATTATTTTGAG GTGTCTATTGTGGACAGCGGGGTCCGGGGTACCATTGCTGTGGGACTGGTCCCTCAGTACTACAGCTTGGATCACCAGCCTGGCTGGTTGCCTGACTCCGTAGCCTACCATGCTGATGATGGCAA GCTGTACAATGGCCGGGCCAAGGGCCGCCAGTTTGGGTCAAAGTGCAACTCCGGGGACCGGATTGGTTGTGGCATTGAGCCAGTGTCCTTTGATGTGCAGACTGCCCAGATCTTCTTCACCAAAAATGGGAAGCGG GTGGGCTCCACCATCATGCCCATGTCCCCCGATGGGCTGTTCCCAGCAGTGGGCATGCACTCCCTGGGTGAGGAGGTGCGGCTGCACCTGAACGCTGAGCTGGGCCGCGAGGACGACAGTGTCATGATGGTGGACAGTTACGAGGACGAATGGGGCCGGCTGCACGACGTCAGAGTCTGCGGAACT CTACTGGAGTACTTGGGCAAGGGCAAGAGCATCGTGGACGTGGGGCTGGCCCAGGCCCGGCACCCGCTGAGCACCCGTAGCCACTACTTCGAAGTGGAGATCGTGGACCCTGGAGAGAAATGCTACATCGCCTTGGGGCTGGCCCGAAAG GATTATCCCAAGAACAGGCACcctggctggagcagagggtCTGTGGCTTATCATGCAG ATGACGGGAAGATCTTCCATGGCAGTGGTGTGGGGGACCCTTTTGGGCCACGCTGTTACAAAGGGGACATCATGGGCTGTGGAATCATGTTCCCCCGGGACTACATCTTGGACAGTGAGG GTTTTCTTCACTCGGAATGGCAAGATCATTGGGAAGAAGGATGCTGTCGTACCTTCTGGGGGCTTCTTCCCCACAATTGGGATGCTGAGCTGTGGGGAGAAAGTCAAAGTGGATCTGCACCCCTTGAGTGGCTAGGCCTTCTCCCCTGGAcctgctccttctccctctcctcgcCCTTTGCAGAGCCAGGTACCCCGTTCCTGACGCCCCGAGGATTTGCTTACCCAGCAGGCCCCAGGGGGTGTGTTGTCCCTCTGCCCTACCAGATCAGGCCCCTGCCAAGCTCCTCTGTGCCCATGTTTCTGACCTGGTGCTGCCCCTGTTGTTAG
- the SPRYD3 gene encoding SPRY domain-containing protein 3 isoform X2 yields MRRTRRPRFVLMNKMDDLNLHYRFLNWRRRIREIREVRAFRYQERFKHILVDGDTLSYHGNSGEVGCYVASRPLTKDSNYFEVSIVDSGVRGTIAVGLVPQYYSLDHQPGWLPDSVAYHADDGKLYNGRAKGRQFGSKCNSGDRIGCGIEPVSFDVQTAQIFFTKNGKRVGSTIMPMSPDGLFPAVGMHSLGEEVRLHLNAELGREDDSVMMVDSYEDEWGRLHDVRVCGTLLEYLGKGKSIVDVGLAQARHPLSTRSHYFEVEIVDPGEKCYIALGLARKDYPKNRHPGWSRGSVAYHADDGKIFHGSGVGDPFGPRCYKGDIMGCGIMFPRDYILDSEGDSDDSCDTVILSPTARAVRNVRNVMYLHQEGEEEEEEEEEEDDGEEIEQEHEGKKVVVFFTRNGKIIGKKDAVVPSGGFFPTIGMLSCGEKVKVDLHPLSG; encoded by the exons ATGAGGAGGACGCGGCGGCCCCG GTTTGTTCTCATGAACAAGATGGATGACCTCAACCTGCACTACCGGTTTCTGAATTGGCGCCGGAGGATCCGGGAGATTCGAGAGGTCCGGGCTTTCCGATATCAGGAGAGGTTCAAGCACATTCTTGTAGATGGAGACACTTTGAG TTACCATGGAAACTCTGGTGAAGTTGGCTGCTACGTGGCTTCTCGACCCCTGACGAAGGACAGCAATTATTTTGAG GTGTCTATTGTGGACAGCGGGGTCCGGGGTACCATTGCTGTGGGACTGGTCCCTCAGTACTACAGCTTGGATCACCAGCCTGGCTGGTTGCCTGACTCCGTAGCCTACCATGCTGATGATGGCAA GCTGTACAATGGCCGGGCCAAGGGCCGCCAGTTTGGGTCAAAGTGCAACTCCGGGGACCGGATTGGTTGTGGCATTGAGCCAGTGTCCTTTGATGTGCAGACTGCCCAGATCTTCTTCACCAAAAATGGGAAGCGG GTGGGCTCCACCATCATGCCCATGTCCCCCGATGGGCTGTTCCCAGCAGTGGGCATGCACTCCCTGGGTGAGGAGGTGCGGCTGCACCTGAACGCTGAGCTGGGCCGCGAGGACGACAGTGTCATGATGGTGGACAGTTACGAGGACGAATGGGGCCGGCTGCACGACGTCAGAGTCTGCGGAACT CTACTGGAGTACTTGGGCAAGGGCAAGAGCATCGTGGACGTGGGGCTGGCCCAGGCCCGGCACCCGCTGAGCACCCGTAGCCACTACTTCGAAGTGGAGATCGTGGACCCTGGAGAGAAATGCTACATCGCCTTGGGGCTGGCCCGAAAG GATTATCCCAAGAACAGGCACcctggctggagcagagggtCTGTGGCTTATCATGCAG ATGACGGGAAGATCTTCCATGGCAGTGGTGTGGGGGACCCTTTTGGGCCACGCTGTTACAAAGGGGACATCATGGGCTGTGGAATCATGTTCCCCCGGGACTACATCTTGGACAGTGAGG GTGACAGTGATGACAGCTGTGACACAGTGATCCTGTCCCCGACCGCCCGAGCTGTCCGGAATGTCCGGAACGTCATGTACCTGCaccaggaaggggaagaggaagaggaggaagaggaagaggaagatgatgGGGAAGAGATAGAACAGGAGCATGAGGGCAAGAAGGTGGTG GTTTTCTTCACTCGGAATGGCAAGATCATTGGGAAGAAGGATGCTGTCGTACCTTCTGGGGGCTTCTTCCCCACAATTGGGATGCTGAGCTGTGGGGAGAAAGTCAAAGTGGATCTGCACCCCTTGAGTGGCTAG
- the SPRYD3 gene encoding SPRY domain-containing protein 3 isoform X3, whose product MRRTRRPRFVLMNKMDDLNLHYRFLNWRRRIREIREVRAFRYQERFKHILVDGDTLSYHGNSGEVGCYVASRPLTKDSNYFEVSIVDSGVRGTIAVGLVPQYYSLDHQPGWLPDSVAYHADDGKLYNGRAKGRQFGSKCNSGDRIGCGIEPVSFDVQTAQIFFTKNGKRVGSTIMPMSPDGLFPAVGMHSLGEEVRLHLNAELGREDDSVMMVDSYEDEWGRLHDVRVCGTLLEYLGKGKSIVDVGLAQARHPLSTRSHYFEVEIVDPGEKCYIALGLARKDYPKNRHPGWSRGSVAYHADDGKIFHGSGVGDPFGPRCYKGDIMGCGIMFPRDYILDSEGDSDDSCDTVILSPTARAVRNVRNVMYLHQEGEEEEEEEEEEDDGEEIEQEHEGKKVFFTRNGKIIGKKDAVVPSGGFFPTIGMLSCGEKVKVDLHPLSG is encoded by the exons ATGAGGAGGACGCGGCGGCCCCG GTTTGTTCTCATGAACAAGATGGATGACCTCAACCTGCACTACCGGTTTCTGAATTGGCGCCGGAGGATCCGGGAGATTCGAGAGGTCCGGGCTTTCCGATATCAGGAGAGGTTCAAGCACATTCTTGTAGATGGAGACACTTTGAG TTACCATGGAAACTCTGGTGAAGTTGGCTGCTACGTGGCTTCTCGACCCCTGACGAAGGACAGCAATTATTTTGAG GTGTCTATTGTGGACAGCGGGGTCCGGGGTACCATTGCTGTGGGACTGGTCCCTCAGTACTACAGCTTGGATCACCAGCCTGGCTGGTTGCCTGACTCCGTAGCCTACCATGCTGATGATGGCAA GCTGTACAATGGCCGGGCCAAGGGCCGCCAGTTTGGGTCAAAGTGCAACTCCGGGGACCGGATTGGTTGTGGCATTGAGCCAGTGTCCTTTGATGTGCAGACTGCCCAGATCTTCTTCACCAAAAATGGGAAGCGG GTGGGCTCCACCATCATGCCCATGTCCCCCGATGGGCTGTTCCCAGCAGTGGGCATGCACTCCCTGGGTGAGGAGGTGCGGCTGCACCTGAACGCTGAGCTGGGCCGCGAGGACGACAGTGTCATGATGGTGGACAGTTACGAGGACGAATGGGGCCGGCTGCACGACGTCAGAGTCTGCGGAACT CTACTGGAGTACTTGGGCAAGGGCAAGAGCATCGTGGACGTGGGGCTGGCCCAGGCCCGGCACCCGCTGAGCACCCGTAGCCACTACTTCGAAGTGGAGATCGTGGACCCTGGAGAGAAATGCTACATCGCCTTGGGGCTGGCCCGAAAG GATTATCCCAAGAACAGGCACcctggctggagcagagggtCTGTGGCTTATCATGCAG ATGACGGGAAGATCTTCCATGGCAGTGGTGTGGGGGACCCTTTTGGGCCACGCTGTTACAAAGGGGACATCATGGGCTGTGGAATCATGTTCCCCCGGGACTACATCTTGGACAGTGAGG GTGACAGTGATGACAGCTGTGACACAGTGATCCTGTCCCCGACCGCCCGAGCTGTCCGGAATGTCCGGAACGTCATGTACCTGCaccaggaaggggaagaggaagaggaggaagaggaagaggaagatgatgGGGAAGAGATAGAACAGGAGCATGAGGGCAAGAAG GTTTTCTTCACTCGGAATGGCAAGATCATTGGGAAGAAGGATGCTGTCGTACCTTCTGGGGGCTTCTTCCCCACAATTGGGATGCTGAGCTGTGGGGAGAAAGTCAAAGTGGATCTGCACCCCTTGAGTGGCTAG
- the SPRYD3 gene encoding SPRY domain-containing protein 3 isoform X4 encodes MRRTRRPRFVLMNKMDDLNLHYRFLNWRRRIREIREVRAFRYQERFKHILVDGDTLSYHGNSGEVGCYVASRPLTKDSNYFEVSIVDSGVRGTIAVGLVPQYYSLDHQPGWLPDSVAYHADDGKLYNGRAKGRQFGSKCNSGDRIGCGIEPVSFDVQTAQIFFTKNGKRVGSTIMPMSPDGLFPAVGMHSLGEEVRLHLNAELGREDDSVMMVDSYEDEWGRLHDVRVCGTLLEYLGKGKSIVDVGLAQARHPLSTRSHYFEVEIVDPGEKCYIALGLARKDYPKNRHPGWSRGSVAYHADDGKIFHGSGVGDPFGPRCYKGDIMGCGIMFPRDYILDSEGFLHSEWQDHWEEGCCRTFWGLLPHNWDAELWGESQSGSAPLEWLGLLPWTCSFSLSSPFAEPGFLFSSSFLFPVLVVV; translated from the exons ATGAGGAGGACGCGGCGGCCCCG GTTTGTTCTCATGAACAAGATGGATGACCTCAACCTGCACTACCGGTTTCTGAATTGGCGCCGGAGGATCCGGGAGATTCGAGAGGTCCGGGCTTTCCGATATCAGGAGAGGTTCAAGCACATTCTTGTAGATGGAGACACTTTGAG TTACCATGGAAACTCTGGTGAAGTTGGCTGCTACGTGGCTTCTCGACCCCTGACGAAGGACAGCAATTATTTTGAG GTGTCTATTGTGGACAGCGGGGTCCGGGGTACCATTGCTGTGGGACTGGTCCCTCAGTACTACAGCTTGGATCACCAGCCTGGCTGGTTGCCTGACTCCGTAGCCTACCATGCTGATGATGGCAA GCTGTACAATGGCCGGGCCAAGGGCCGCCAGTTTGGGTCAAAGTGCAACTCCGGGGACCGGATTGGTTGTGGCATTGAGCCAGTGTCCTTTGATGTGCAGACTGCCCAGATCTTCTTCACCAAAAATGGGAAGCGG GTGGGCTCCACCATCATGCCCATGTCCCCCGATGGGCTGTTCCCAGCAGTGGGCATGCACTCCCTGGGTGAGGAGGTGCGGCTGCACCTGAACGCTGAGCTGGGCCGCGAGGACGACAGTGTCATGATGGTGGACAGTTACGAGGACGAATGGGGCCGGCTGCACGACGTCAGAGTCTGCGGAACT CTACTGGAGTACTTGGGCAAGGGCAAGAGCATCGTGGACGTGGGGCTGGCCCAGGCCCGGCACCCGCTGAGCACCCGTAGCCACTACTTCGAAGTGGAGATCGTGGACCCTGGAGAGAAATGCTACATCGCCTTGGGGCTGGCCCGAAAG GATTATCCCAAGAACAGGCACcctggctggagcagagggtCTGTGGCTTATCATGCAG ATGACGGGAAGATCTTCCATGGCAGTGGTGTGGGGGACCCTTTTGGGCCACGCTGTTACAAAGGGGACATCATGGGCTGTGGAATCATGTTCCCCCGGGACTACATCTTGGACAGTGAGG GTTTTCTTCACTCGGAATGGCAAGATCATTGGGAAGAAGGATGCTGTCGTACCTTCTGGGGGCTTCTTCCCCACAATTGGGATGCTGAGCTGTGGGGAGAAAGTCAAAGTGGATCTGCACCCCTTGAGTGGCTAGGCCTTCTCCCCTGGAcctgctccttctccctctcctcgcCCTTTGCAGAGCCAG GGTTCCTCTTCTCATCTTCTTTCCTGTTCCCTGTCCTCGTCGTCGTGTGA
- the IGFBP6 gene encoding insulin-like growth factor-binding protein 6, translating to MTPHRLLPPLLLTLLLAARPGGALARCPGCGQGVQAGCPGGCVEEEDGGPPAEGCSEAGGCLRREGQQCGVYTPNCAPGLQCQPPEKDEAPLRALLLGRGRCGRARAPSGENPKESKPQAGTTRQQDMNRRDQQRNPGTSTTSARPNPGGVQDTEMGPCRRHLDSVLQQLQTEIYRGAHTLYVPNCDHRGFYRKRQCRSSQGQRRGPCWCVDRMGQPLPGSPDGDGSSPCPTGSSG from the exons ATGACCCCCCACAGGCTGTTGCCGCCACTGCTGCTAACTCTGCTGCTCGCTGCCCGCCCAGGAGGCGCCTTGGCAAGGTGCCCAGGCTGCGGGCAGGGGGTGCAGGCGGGTTGTCCAGGGGGCTGcgtggaggaggaggatggagggcCGCCGGCGGAGGGTTGTTCGGAAGCTGGGGGCTGTCTcaggagggaggggcagcagTGCGGGGTCTACACTCCAAACTGCGCCCCAGGACTGCAGTGCCAGCCGCCGGAGAAAGACGAGGCGCCTTTGCGGGCGCTGCTGCTGGGCCGGGGCCGCTGCGGCCGGGCGCGCGCGCCCTCGG GGGAGAATCCTAAGGAGAGTAAGCCCCAAGCAGGGACAACTCGCCAGCAGGACATGAACCGCAGAGACCAACAGAGGAATCCGGGGACCTCTACCACTTCCGCCCGGCCCAATCCTGGGGGCGTCCAAGACACTGAGATG GGCCCCTGCCGCAGACATCTGGACTCAGTGCTGCAGCAACTCCAGACCGAGATCTACCGCGGGGCTCACACCCTCTACGTGCCTAATTGTGACCATCGGGGCTTCTACCGGAAGCGGCAG TGCCGGTCCTCCCAGGGGCAGCGCCGAGGTCCCTGCTGGTGTGTGGATCGCATGGGCCAGCCCCTGCCCGGGTCCCCAGATGGCGATGGAAGCTCCCCTTGCCCCACTGGGAGCAGTGGCTAA